From the genome of Methanophagales archaeon:
TAAAAAAGAGGACATTCTTTCGTTCCTCAAAAATCTTGGGGTAATACAGAAGGATGAATCTGCTGAAATAGAGGCAGATGAAGATATTATAAAAATTAAGGTTGGTAAGAGAGAAATTAAGATTTTAAAAGATAAATATAAATACAAAGTAAAATTAGAAACTAAAAGGATATTTTACGAGTTTATTTTTGATAAAGAAAGTGGAAAGGTATACAGAATAAAAGATACTACCCCCTACATACTCAAAATAGACAATTTAGACCCACAATGTCTCCTCGTTTTTCACAATAGGGATGGCGGGTTCTACACGATAGAATCCCTTGAAAAATTTAAGCTTAACAGCAAGATAGGAGATAACAACAAGATAGGAGAAGAAGCCGTTAAAGAGGCATTGAATCAAGGATTTAAACACATTGTACTGGAAGATGAACCAGATAAAAATCTGCTGATTAATGAGGTAAAATCAGATGAAATAAAAGTTGATGACAAACCAGAAGACTACTATCCGCTAATTGAAATCAACAAATCACCGCTGTCGCTTCGCTTAATAGTTCCTGCATCGGATTCAATGAAAATTATAGAGTTGATCACAAAACTCTACAATGATAGATTTGAGAAGGTGCTTGGGAAACTGCCATTAAATGTTAAATTGTTAGTGGCAAAAAGAAAGTTCCCGCTTTATATTCTCCTTGATGCAGAAAAGAGGATGCTTGAAGGAGACGAATTTAAAACTCAGGAGCCTATGAACCCCTGGTGGGATGTGAATGGGCATAGATATGGATGGTATTACAGTTTTTACCCAACGAAACCAGTAGAAGAGGGTGAAAAATACACACTTGATGATTTATCCTCTGTTTCCAAAGGGAAAATTTTCTCTTTATATCCTGGATATTTTGAGTTTGATTTGCTTTTGGGAACAACTGATAGGTATGGCATATATTACAAGGGCAAAAAGAGGGGCGGAGAGGATTATAAACTATTTACAGGAAGACCTTACTATTTTTATCAGATCTCAGAAATGCTTGAGTTATGGGACATCTTATCAGAAAATCTTTCAAGCTCACAGATAAACTTCATTGGAGAGATGCTTACTTCTAAATTAAGAGAATGGAGAAACATTGAAGATGGAAATAAGAAAGTCGTTTTAAGGGGGTTTGCTGAGGCTACTTTAAAAGATGCTTTTGGCGATAAATGGAAAGGGTTGAAAGAAGAAACCAGATCTTTCCTTATAAACACCGCCATTAATGGACTTTTACTTGATACGATTATCCTTTTCAGGCATGTAATAAAATACGGAGGTGAATGAAAAATGAATGACGGATTAAAACCCAAAAAGATATATGCAAGAGCGCTTGACCCGATCCACATAGGGGCAGGCGGCTACAGGCTTGGAAGGGTGGACAATACTATTGTGAGAGACCCTGCAACGGATATTCCGAAGATACCGGGAACTTCAATTGCAGGTGTTGTAAGGGCGTTTGCAGAGATTGTAAAAGAGGATGATAAAAAGAAAGAAGATTCTAATAAGAAACTTAAGAATATAGATACAGAGGAAGTATTTGGCACTGAATCCAAAAAAGGTATCTTGCGGTTCTACGATGGGCAGATAATCCTATTTCCTGTTTCCTCAATCCAGGGCACTGTGTGGATTACAACAAAAGAGCTGATTGAATACTGGTGTGAGAGAATAAAAGATGAAAAAGGAGAAAAGATAGAAATACCAGACGAAATAGGTGATGATGCATATGCAATTAAAGGGATAGATACAGAGAGACCATTGAATCTTGGCTGGCTGTTGCTTGATATTAAAAAACCTGAAAACGGGCAGGAATTAGTTTTGCCTTCAGGTATGGATAAATGGGTGAAAAGGATAGCTGTGGTGTCAGAGAAACTCTTCTCTCATATTGTAAATGACAATCTTGAGGTAAGAACCTCTGTAAGAATAGACCCAGAGACAGGAACTGCGGAAGCAGGGAAGTTATTCACTTATGAGGCAATACCACGGGGAACGGTGCTTGGATTTGAAATTGGTATAGATAATGCTCTGGTAGAACAAAGGGGTATAAATCCTGATGTTGTTAACGACATAATAAAGGGAGTTTCACCATACTTTAAGAATCTTGGCACAGGCGGAATGGGAACAAGGGGCTTTGGCAGGCTTGAGTTAGTTAAAGTAAAAAGTAGAAGATTCTAATAGGTAATAGGGGTGAGACAGATGCTCAATCTTGATTATAAATGCATGGAATACGGTCAGAAGATAAGCGAAATCAGTGATTCCAAGCTTGAAAACAATCTAAGAAAGGCTCTTGGCGTTTTGCAGGAAGATGGGATTTATGCAATGTTCTTATGGCTTGAAGAAAAGGATAAGTCTAAGAGAATAAGAAAGGAACTCATAAATCATATAAATGAAGGAGAAATTAAAAAATATCTTCTGAAGGAGTCGGAAAACTTTAATGGCGAAGATTTCAGCAAGTTTTGCGAAAAGTTGAGGGAAGTTGCTAAAGATAAAGACATTGATAAAGTTCTCTTTATGAAAAAACTGCTTGCACGCACATTGACCTATGCATTGTATCATGCAAAGGTAAAAGAAGGTGGAGATGGGGATGAGCGAGAATAGGTGGCAAAAAGAAAACTTTGTCTTCCGCTTGAAAAGCCCGCTCCATATTGGATATATGCCTTTCAAAGGCTCTGTTGTTTCACCTACTCGCTATTATGTCCCGGGAAGAAACTTTTGGGGCGCTGTGACTAAAAGGATAACAGAGCATTTATGCAAAGTGCCAGAGGCAGACGATTACAAGAAAATCGGTAAGCAAGTTATGGAGAATTTTAGATTCTCATACTTTTATCTTTATGATGGAAAAACAATCTATCTCCCTCATTATATAGACAAAGGAATGAAATATGGAAATATAACAAAGGCAGAATTTGAGCATAGGTTCATAGGGTGTATCGTTTCAACAGGGATAGAAGATGAAACCAGAACTGCAAAGGATAAGAGTTTGCATGAGATTGAGTTTATAAACAACAGGTTTAGGGATGAGAATGGAGATATAAAGCCAGTGATGATTGCCGGATGCATCTGGATTAAAAAGGATGCAAAGATAAATGATAAAGATTTTAAAATAGACAACGGCATTTTTATTGACAATATAATCTCAGAATTGATTTTAGGTGGTGAGTCAAAGTATGGCTTTGGGCATGTCCAATTGGCTTCAGGAGTAGAATTCCCAAAGACTGCTCCTTTTAAGTGGGGTGATATTCCTGAAAAAATAGAAATAAAACAAGGGAAACCATTGGTCGCCCATTTAAAATATAATAGAAATATGAAATTTGAAGGAAATATTGAACTCTTTACGGGAATAGGATTTTATGACCCTAAGAAATTGCAAGAAAAAGATACAACAGAGGAAAATGGCAATATTTGCAGTAATAAATCTTCTGATGGCAAAAAAGAATCCGAAGGGGCTGAAAAACCTGAAAGGATTATTTCAAAGCCAGAGTTTTATTTCTCACCAGGAACTGTGTTAGAAGAAGATATAAACTGTAAATTGAATTGGGATGGTACTCTGGAGGAATGTTATAATGCAAATGCACCCCACTGAAATATAAACCCCACAGTGCGAGGACCAAGCAAGGCATACTTGGTTAATGAACTGATAAAAGCGGTGTATAAAATGGCGTAATGGCTGAGGAAGGTTATCGCGGAGTGACAAATACTTTAACCCTCTCCACCAACCATTCAAAAAGATCATCATATCACTTCCCAATCTATCAAAAGTGAAGCTATAACGATGCTGAAGGTCGTGGTCGTGATACTCGTAATGTGCTTTAAAGGTGATATAGCCTTCGTAATAAGCGAATTAAAGCCCAAATCCATGGCAAAGGGATGTAGTACAATGATCACACCAGCCAGTACCTCCTTCCTCAATGCGTGTGCTATGCTAAGGTGGCATTCAACGCTTTTATCGCCGAGTCCATAACGACTTTCCACAGTCGGCGCTTTTCTTTCAGTACCGGACGTAATTTGTCTGGAAGGGTCATTACTGCGTGTCTATGTGACACGTTGAACATCTTACGGCTAAGCGTCTTTGCCCATTGCTGTGTACCGCTTATCGCAATCCGAGCATAGGCTGTGCTATTGCAGCCCAATGAGATCTCGCAGTATTCCTCGCATTTTGGACTGTAATAAACGAAACACCCCCTATCGGGACATTTGCAGCTCATCATATTCTCTACTTCTCTCTTCTCTACCTCTCTTACCTCTACCCAGTGGAGGAGACAGTATCGGTCCCGGTTACAATTGTGATTATCCGTGAATATTTGTTTTTATAGATAGAGAAGAAAGAGGAAGGTGATGAAAATACAAACTTTTTTAACCTGAATAGCTATTTCTTTAATCACTGTAAGCTAACTTAGCGGGGGTTACCGAGTGGACAAAGGTGGCAGACTCAAGATCTGCTCCCGAAGGGGTTCGCGGGTTCGAATCCTGCCCCCCGCATACATACCCGCATAAGAGATGGTGGTGTCTAAATCCAAATTAGAGGAAGGTGATAGAAGATGGTTGGCACGAGCGGCTGGAGAAGTAGCAGAGATGCTAAAGAAGCTTGAAGTGAATGAGATTATAAAAATACTGAATTTTTACGATGTGTCTCTTCTTAATCCCGCATCGCTACACACGCCTCTGGCACGAGAAGAGGAGGAATTGATAAAGAGGCTTGTAGGTGAGAATCGAGTCAAGAGCACAATACTGTTGAAGACAAAGGCGCTTATCTTTGCTCCTTCTATATTGGCACCCTCGCCCCACTATCTGGATTATGGAACTGCAATACATCGCAGATTTTTTATCCGTGGCACATGGTTCTCCATCATAGCACTGAACGAAGCGTATCTAACGTCTGCAAGTGAGTTGATGCTTAGATATATGATAGAACATGAGCTAGCGCAGGGCGAACTTTATAAAGCGCTGTCAGAGCAGAGGGTCAGAAGTCCCGATCGGGAAATGAAAAGATTGATATATGAGAAAGCACGGTTACGAGCGATACAGCAATCGGGAATAGAAGAAGATGAACTGGAGAAGGAACGGCAATTGATTCTCGAATTATGCTCTAAATACCCCGTTATTCCGGTTCATTTCGCATCTACTGCCCTGTTCATCTATTTGGATAAGAATTGGGCTACTGTAAAGCAGTTTGGAGTCTCGAGTAAGGACGATATGGAAGAAGAACTTGCAAAAACCAATTTCAGTGCCTGGGCTGACTCCTCTCTCGAGCTGTTCAGGCTGTTTCTGAAAGAACTGCGGAAGGAGCTTGCCATGACTGGTGCGGAGTACGGAGTGGAGATTGTATGATCACGATTATGAATATGATAGAGGGTATTCATATTTGTTTCACCATATACGGTCCCTCTCGCCTGTATCCCTGTTTCGCATAGTAAGGGCGTACTCCTATCCCGCTCATTACTGCTACCTTCTGATAACCATGCTCAGATGCAATCTCCTCTGCCCGCTTCAATAATCGTGTGCCATAGCCTC
Proteins encoded in this window:
- a CDS encoding transposase zinc-binding domain-containing protein, with amino-acid sequence MMSCKCPDRGCFVYYSPKCEEYCEISLGCNSTAYARIAISGTQQWAKTLSRKMFNVSHRHAVMTLPDKLRPVLKEKRRLWKVVMDSAIKALNATLA
- the cmr4 gene encoding type III-B CRISPR module RAMP protein Cmr4, with product MNDGLKPKKIYARALDPIHIGAGGYRLGRVDNTIVRDPATDIPKIPGTSIAGVVRAFAEIVKEDDKKKEDSNKKLKNIDTEEVFGTESKKGILRFYDGQIILFPVSSIQGTVWITTKELIEYWCERIKDEKGEKIEIPDEIGDDAYAIKGIDTERPLNLGWLLLDIKKPENGQELVLPSGMDKWVKRIAVVSEKLFSHIVNDNLEVRTSVRIDPETGTAEAGKLFTYEAIPRGTVLGFEIGIDNALVEQRGINPDVVNDIIKGVSPYFKNLGTGGMGTRGFGRLELVKVKSRRF